The proteins below are encoded in one region of Equus przewalskii isolate Varuska chromosome 1, EquPr2, whole genome shotgun sequence:
- the AVPI1 gene encoding arginine vasopressin-induced protein 1, whose protein sequence is MGTPASVVSEPPPWQAPAEARGRKQASANIFQDAELLQIQGLFQRSGDQLAEERAQIIWEYAGDQRVAEALRKLRRKRPPRQKLLGHSLHHCSRLRIPEHQAPLAGPQSSATEMASSDQYLNSRRSSARIRRNWRKPGPTSYLHQIRH, encoded by the exons CCCCAGCCTCTGTGGTGAGTGAGCCGCCCCCTTGGCAGGCCCCAGCTGAGGCCCGGGGCCGCAAGCAGGCCTCAGCCAACATCTTCCAGGACGCTGAGCTGCTGCAGATCCAGGGCCTGTTTCAGCGCAGTGGGGACCAGCTGGCTGAGGAGCGGGCACAGATCATCTGGGAGTACGCAGGGGACCAGCGCGTGGCAGAGGCCTTGAGGAAGCTGCGTAGGAAGAGGCCCCCGAGGCAGAAACTCCTGGGCCACTCACTCCACCACTGCAGCCGGCTCAG AATCCCAGAGCACCAAGCTCCACTGGCCGGCCCGCAGAGCAGTGCTACGGAGATGGCTTCCAGCGATCAGTATCTGAACTCTAGGAGGTCAAGCGCCAGGATCCGACGGAACTGGAGGAAGCCAGGCCCCACCAGCTACCTCCATCAGATCAGACACTGA